Sequence from the Streptomyces sp. NBC_00440 genome:
AACGACCTGCGAGGGGTACCACGGCACGGGTACCCGGACGGCCTCCCCCTCTGTCATCTCAACCTGAGAGTTTCACCGGCCCGTCGCTCGACGTGCCCGCTTTCACCGTCGGTGAGGTAGGGATCCGGACGTGCCCGCCCGACGCCCGCCCTGCTTTCCAGAGTGACCTCGTCCGCGCGGTACGTGTGCCTGAGAGATTCCGGGGAGGATTTGCTCCTTCGGCGCCCCCGGACATCGCATCCGAAGGGCTCTCCCGCGCGGGGTCAGCAGCCATGGGCCAGCCTACCAGCGAGCCACTTCGCACGGTGTTCGAGTGGCCGATGCCCCGGATCTGGACTTCCCTGAGGGGGAGACCTTCGCAGGGGGCGGGAGACATCGTGATCCGTTGCGATCAGTTGGAGGGACCGTGCAGACCGACATAGATCCGCGCAGCCTGATAGGCCGCAAGGCGTTCGACCGCAATGGCCTCAAGATCGGCACGGTTGACGAGGTCTACCTCGACGACGCCACCGGAGTGCCCGAGTGGGCCGCGGTACGCACCGGGCTGTTCAGCCGGGACGCGTTCGTCCCGCTGAAGCCGAGCGAACTGGTCAGCGAAGCCCTCCGGGTGCCCTTCGACCGCACGCTGATCAAGGAAGCACCGGGCTTCGGTGTCGGCCGCCATCTCTCACCCGAGCAGGAACTCCAGCTCTACCACCACTACGGGCTCGGTATCTCGGCCCCCA
This genomic interval carries:
- a CDS encoding PRC-barrel domain-containing protein, which produces MQTDIDPRSLIGRKAFDRNGLKIGTVDEVYLDDATGVPEWAAVRTGLFSRDAFVPLKPSELVSEALRVPFDRTLIKEAPGFGVGRHLSPEQELQLYHHYGLGISAPTPPPPDRDFGRLAGEEERA